One Streptomyces sp. CG4 genomic window, GCCCGCGACAGCGCGTTCTGCGCCAGCACCTCGCCGCAGTCCGACAGCACCATCGCGGGCGCGTCGTGCAGCCGGTCCAGGACCAGCAGCAGCCCGGGGCGGACATGCGGGGAGGCGGTCTCCCGGCGGGGCGGCTCCTCGCCCGTCAGATGGAAGAGGTGGTCCCGTTCGTCGCCGGTCAGGCGCAGCGCGCGGGCCAGTGCCGTGAGCATCTGGCGGGACGGGCGCGGGCCCCGGCACTGTTCCAGCCGGGTGTAGTAATCGACGGACATACCGGCGAGGGAAGCCACCTCCTCGCGCCGCAGACCGGGGGTACGGCGGCGGGCGCCGGGGGTGAGGCCCACGTCGGACGGGTCGAGGCGGGCCCGGCCGCGGCGCAGGAAGTCGGCGAGTTCGGTCCGGTTCACCCCTCCAGCCTGCGGCAGCCCGCCCGGCTTATCCAGGCACTGCCGATCCCCTGATCGGGAGGTCTCTCCCGGTCTCCGGTCCCCTCGACCGAAGCTGAAGCTGACAGCACTGATCGACAACCAACCGATCGAGGGCCGACTGATCGACGACCGATCGATCGACGGCTGACTAGTCCACGCCCCTGATCCGGCCCACCAGCACCGCCCCCGCCACCCCGATCACCGCCGCCACCAGGTACAGCACCCGGTAGCCGCCCAGGTACCTGACGATCGGCGCGGCGAGGGCCGGGGCCGCGACCTGGGGCAGGGCGTTGGCCACGTTGATCACGCCGAGGTCCTTGCCGCGGTCCAGTGCCGTCGGCAGGACGTCCGTCATCAGCGCGAAGTCGACCGAGGTGAACACGCCGAAGCCGACCCCGAGGACCGCCGACGCGACGATCGCGCCCGGCCAGGTCTGCCAGCCGGCCAGCGCCGCCGTCGCCACCGCCATCAGCAGCCCGGACCAGACGACGAACGGCTTGCGCCGGCCCACCCGGTCCGACCACACCCCGCCCACCACGACGGTCGCCATCAACGTCAGGCTGCTGACGGCCGTCAGGATCAATACGCCCTGGCCGGGGTCGGCGTAGTGCAGGCGGTCGCGGAGGTAGTACAGCAAGTACAGCAGCACCAGCGCATTGCTGAGGTTGATCAGGAACCGGGTCAGCCACGCCCAGCCCAGGTCCGGGTGGCGGCGCGGGCTCAGCCAGAACCCGGCCAGAAACGCCCGCCAGGACCAGGCCGGCCGGTCCTCCTTCGCGAGCCGGACATCCTCGTGGCGCAGGACGTACGGCAGCACACCCGCCACCGTGCACACCGCGCACGCCGCATACCCGGCGCCGATCCCGCCCGCCGCGGTCGCGAGGCCCGTGCCGCCGACCACGCCCAGGATCTGCGCGGCTCCCAGCCAGCCGCCCACCGCGCCCCGCTGGAGCCTCGGTACCCGGTCCGGCACGGCCGCCGTCACTGCCGCGAACGCCGCGTTCAGGGTGAGTTGCACCAGGCACCAGCCCGCCGCCATCGACCACACCCCGCCCGCCCGGGCGAGCAGCAGCAGGGACAGCGCGCCGCCGGCCGTTCCGGCCACGATCCACGGGGTACGGCGGCCCCGACGGGCCGTCGTCCGGTCGGACAGGGCACCGAAGACGGGGTTGGCGAGCAGCGAGACCACCGCGCCGGCGCCGGTCACCCAGGCCAGCACGGTCTCCTTGGACATCCCGGTGCCGGGCGCGAAGTCCCCGGCCTGGGAGGCGAGCAGGATCTGCAGCGGCCCGAACCAGCCCACCCAGATCGCCCCGTTGGCCAGCGAGAGCAGCGCCGTCCAGCCCCGGCCGACCCGTTCGGCCGGCTCGGCGAGGGCGGCGGCGGACGGACCGCCGACCGTGGTCATCCCTGGGCCCGGAGCACGTCCCGGAACCAGTGATAGGAGGCCTTCGGGGTGCGCTCCAGCGTCGCGTAGTCCACGTGCACCAGACCGAAGCGGCGCGCCTGGCCCTCGGCCCACTCGAAGTTGTCCAGCAGGGACCACACGAAGTAGCCGCGCACCTCCACGCCGGCTTCCAGGGCGGTGTGCAGGGCGCGGATGTGCGCGTCCAGGTAGGCGATGCGGTCCTGGTCGTCGACGCCCTCGTACGAGCAGCCGTTCTCGGTGATCACGAGCGGCGGGAGCCGGTCGCCGTAGCGGTCACGGAAACCGGTCAGCAGCTCGGTGAGGCCCTCCGGGACGACCGGCCAGCCGAAGTCGGTCGTCGGGCGGCCCTCGATCTCCCGCACCGAGAAGGGGAGTACGGCGGGCAGGGCCAGACCGCCGTACTCGCTGTCCGTGCCGCCGGGCGCGCCCACCTTCGTCGGCGCGTAGTAGTTGATGCCGTACCAGTCGAGGGGCTCGGCGATGACCTTGAGGTCGGCCGCCACGTCGCCGGGCATCAACTCGCCCATTCCCTCCGGATATTCGCCGAGGACGATCGGCTCGGCGAAGAGGCGGTTGAGGAGGATGTCGTAGAAGCCGGCCGCTTCCCGGTCCGCCGGTTCGGCGGAGGCGGGCCAGGTGGGGCCGTGGGAGTTGGCGATGCCGATGTCGCCCGCCCCGGCCGCGCGCAGGGCGCGTACCGCCAGACCGTGGGCGAGGAGCTGGTGGTGGGCGACCGGGAGCGCGTCGAAGAGGAGCTGCTTGCCGGGGGCGTGCGCGCCGAGCGCGTGCCCCAGCAGCGTGTGTTCCGCGGGCTCGTTGAGGGTGATCCACTTGGTGACGCGGTCGCCGAGCCGCTCCGCCACCACGGAGACGTACTCGGCGAACCGGTCCGCTGTGTCCCGCTCCAGCCAGTCCAGCGAGGCGGGCAGGTCCCAGTGGAAGAGGGTGGGCACCGGCCGTACGCCCGCCGCGCACAGCTCGTCCACCAGGCGGTCGTAGAAGTCCAGGCCGCCGGGGGAGTTCACCCGGGGCCAGGAGACCGAGAAGCGGTACGCGTCCACGCCGAGACCCGCGAGCAGGGCCACGTCCTCGCGATAGCGGTGGTAGTGGTCGCAGGCCACCGCCGCCGTCGAACCGTCCTTCACCCGCCCCGGCTCGGCCGTGAACACGTCCCACACGGAGGGCTCGCGCTCCCCGGCCGCCCCCTCGATCTGGTGGGCCGAGGTCGACACACCCCACAGGAAGCCGTCCGGGAAGCGGGGGAGCGGGGCGGATGGGGGATCGCCTGCGTCAGTCGCCATGGCCGGGATCATCCTTACCCTCGGTAAGGGAAGTCAATGCCTCGGCGGCAACCGGTTGCTACGCGCCTTCCTTCAGCACCCGTGACACCAACTCCCGTTGTTCCTCGGTGAGTCGGGGATCGGCCGCGTACACCGTGCGGCCGTCCACGGTGATCTCGTACCGGAAGCCGTCCGGGACGCCGGCCGACGGGGTGTCCTGGCCGGACGCGAGGACGCGTTCGGCCAGGACCTGCCATGCGGGGGCGTCGGGCCGGCCCGAGGTGTCCACCTCGGCCCGGCGCTCGATGCCCGCGAAGCCGCCCGTGCGCCGTACCTGAATACGCATGGGTCCCTGTCTAGTACGGATGGTGCGGAATGTCGTGCGGAATGCCGTGTGGAATGCCGTGTGGAATGCCGTGCGGAATGCCGTGCGGAATGGCGTGCGGAATCAGGAAGTCGGCACCTTCACCTGCGACCAGGCGTCGCGGACGGCCTTCGCTTCCTTGCCCTCGCCGTAGAGGGACGTGGCCGCGGCGGCCGTGAGCCGGGCGAAGGCCGCGAAGTCCGCGTCGGACGGCAGCTCGCCGCCGGTGAGCACGTCGTACCAGATCTGCCCGGCCTTCTCCCAGGAGTGGCCGCCGATCGCCGTGGCGACCAGGTAGAAGGCGTGGTTGGGGATACCGGAGTTGATGTGCACGCCGCCGTTGTCCTGGCTGGTGTGGACGTAGTGGTCCATGCTCGCCGGCTGCGGGTCCTTGCCCAGGTTCGGGTCGTCGTACGCCGTGCCCGGGGCCTTCATCGAGCGCAGCGCGGTGCCGTGGACGCTCGGGGCGAGGAGCCCCGCGCCGATCAGCCAGTCGGCCTGGTCGGCGGTCTGGCCGAGGGCGTACTGCTTGATCACCGAGCCGAAGACGTCCGAGACCGACTCGTTGAGGGCGCCGGACTGGCCGTAGTACTCCAGGTTCGCGGTGTACTGGGTGACGCCGTGGGTCAGTTCGTGGCCGATCACGTCGACGGGGATGGTGAAGTCGAGGAACGTGGTGCCGTCGCCGTCGCCGAACACCATCTGCTCGCCGTTCCAGAAGGCGTTGTCGTAGTGCTCGCCGTAGTGCACGGTCGCGTTCAGCGGCAGGCCCGCGCCGTCGATGGAGTGCCGGCCGTAGGCGTTCAGGTACAGCTCGAAGGTGGCGCCGAGGCCCGCGTGCGCGCGGTTCACGGTCGCGTCCTTGGCGGGCTCGTCGTTCTCGCCGTGCACCTTCTGGCCCGGCAGGGTCTCCTGGTGCCCGGCGTCGTAGATGGTGCGGTTCGGGTGGTCGGAGGGGGTGCCGGTGGGCGCGGCGGTGGTGCGGACGGAGGTGATCCGGCGATGGGTGCGGTGGGCGGCGTCCCGCTCCAGGGTGCGCTGCGCGCGCTCCGCGATGGCGGGGTCGTCGTGCCGGGCCAGCTGGTCCAGGAGATGGGGCGGCACGATCGTGCAGAAGACGGGCTCGAAGCCCCCGTTGGTCGTCATGTCCCGCACCATCGCATTGTGTGATGTCGATGTCACTAGCTGCCACCATGATTGGTGAAATACCGGGACAGGAACCGCGACGCTCCGTGACGATGTGGTACGGCGCACTTTTTGTCCCTTTTGTAATGCCGGTCCCGCATACTGGACCGCGGTCCCGCGTCCGGGGCGGCTCGGCTAGGCTGCTGCGCATCATGCGTTTCGGGCTGCTTCTCCTTAGCTGCCGCGGCGAGGGCCTGTAGTCGAGGCCGACTCCCTCCCCGCGGAGCTTTGGCGTTGCGTCGTCGGCCGTCCATCCGGACATCCGGATATCCGGACACCCTGAGGAGCCCACGCACCATGGCGAACCGCCAGCAGCCCAGCAGCATGCCGATCCACAAGTACGGCCGCTACGAGCAGGTCGACATCCCGGACCGCACCTGGCCCCAGAAGCGCATCACCGCCGCCCCCCGCTGGCTCTCCACCGACCTGCGCGACGGCAACCAGGCCCTGATCGACCCCATGTCGCCCGAGCGCAAGCGCCGGATGTTCGACCAGCTGGTCAAGATGGGCTACAAGGAGATCGAGGTCGGCTTCCCCGCCTCCGGCCAGACCGACTTCGACTTCGTGCGCTCGATCATCGAGGAAGAGGGCGCGATCCCGGACGACGTCACGATCTCCGTGCTGACCCAGGCCCGCGAGGACCTGATCGAGCGGACCGTGGAGTCCCTGAAGGGCGCCAAGCGCGCCACCGTGCACCTCTACAACGCCACCGCGCCCGTCTTCCGCCGCGTGGTCTTCCGCGGCTCCAAGGACGACATCAAGCAGATCGCCGTCGACGGCACCCGCCTGGTGATGGAGTACGCCGAGAAACTGCTGGGCCCCGAGACCGAGTTCGGCTACCAGTACAGCCCCGAGATCTTCACCGACACCGAGCTGGACTTCGCGCTGGAGGTCTGCGAGGCGGTGATGGACGTCTACCAGCCGGGCCCCGGCCGCGAGATCATCCTCAACCTGCCCGCCACGGTGGAGCGTTCGACCCCCTCCACGCACGCGGACCGCTTCGAGTGGATGCACCGCAACCTGTCCCGCCGCGAGCACGTCTGCCTGTCCGTCCACCCGCACAACGACCGCGGTACGGCGGTGGCGGCGGCCGAGCTGGCCCTGATGGCCGGCGCCGACCGCGTCGAGGGCTGCCTGTTCGGACAGGGCGAGCGCACCGGCAACGTCGACCTGGTCACCCTGGGCATGAACCTGTTCTCCCAGGGCGTCGACCCGCAGATCGACTTCTCCGACATCGACGAGATCCGTCGTACGTGGGAGTACTGCAACCAGATGGAGGTCCACCCGCGCCACCCCTACGTGGGCGACCTGGTCTACACGTCCTTCTCCGGCTCCCACCAGGACGCCATCAAGAAGGGCTTCGACGCCATGGAGGCCGACGCGGCGGCTCGCGGGGTCACGGTCGACGACATCGAGTGGGCGGTGCCGTACCTGCCGATCGACCCGAAGGACGTCGGCCGCTCCTACGAGGCCGTCATCCGCGTCAACTCGCAGTCCGGCAAGGGCGGTATCTCCTACGTCCTGAAGAACGACCACAAGCTGGACCTGCCGCGCCGGATGCAGATCGAGTTCTCGAAGCTCATCCAGGCCAAGACGGACGCCGAGGGCGGCGAGATCACGCCGAAGGAGATCTGGGCGGTCTTCCAGGACGAGTACCTGCCGAACCCGGGCAACCCGTGGGGCCGTATCCAGGTCAGGACGGGCCAGTCGACGACGGACACGGACGGCGTCGACACCCTGACGGTCGAGGCCACGGTGGACGGCGAGGACACGGTCCTGACCGGCTCCGGCAACGGTCCGATCTCGGCCTTCTTCGACGCCCTGGAGTCCATCGGCATCGACGTACGCCTGTTGGACTACCAGGAGCACACGATGAGCGAGGGTGCCTCCGCGCAGGCCGCCTCCTACATCGAATGCGCGATCGACGGCAAGATCCTGTGGGGGATCGGCATCGACGCGAACACGACGCGTGCGTCGCTGAAGGCGGTCGTCTCCGCGGTGAACCGCGCGGCCCGCTGACCGCTCTGACCGGGAGTTTCGGGGCCCCGACCGCTGTATACGGCGGCCGGGGCCCCGTCGTTTATCGGCCACGGGGCCGGCCAGGTCACAGAAAGGTCTCTTCCGGGGTACTGACTCAGCCTCCGGGATGTGGCTAACATCACGCCAGCGCGGCGATGTTGCCGTGCGGTTACGGAGGTGCGACGTGCTGCCAGTACGGGGACGAGACGGCCGTGCCGCCAAGGCTGGGCACATCGTGCGCATCCGCACCGCGTGGACTCCCGTCGGGGACGGCGAGTTCTACTGCCCCGGCTGCGGCGGCGACCGCAACTACCAGCGGCTCACCGGACGCCGCCGGCTCACCCTGCTCGGGGTGCCGCTCCTGCCCCGCGGCAGCACCGGACCGGTCGTGGAGTGCGCCGCCTGCCGCCAGCACTATGGCACGGACGTCCTGGACCACCCCACCACGCGCCGCTTCTCGGCGATGCTCCGCGACGCCGTGCACACCGTCGCCCTCGCCGTGCTCGCGGCGGGTGGCACCTCCTCCCGTACGGCCCTGGAGACGGCCGCCGGCGCCGTCCGCGCGGCCGGCTTCGACGGCTGTACCGAGGAACAGCTGGCCGCCCTGGTCGAGGCCCTCGCCGCCGACACCGGCCGGGTCCTCGGCGCGGAGTGCGGCACGAGCCTGACCATAGAGCTGCACGAGGCCCTGGACCCGCTCGCCCCGCACCTCGCCCCCGCCGGCCGCGAGTCCCTCCTCCTCCAGGCCGCCCGCATCGCCCTCGCCGACGGCCCCTACACCCCCGCCGAACGCGACGCCCTCACGACGGTCGGCGCGGCCCTGACCATCTGCGCGGACGACGTGACGCGCCTGCTGGCGGCGGCGCGGACGCCGTCCTGATCGTGCACTCAGCGGCGGATGAGGCCCAGGTCGGTGGCGGTGGCCACGGCGGCGGTGCGGGAGTCCACGCCGAGCTTGGCGTAGACGCGGGCCAGGTGGGACTTGACCGTGCCCTCGGTGAGGTGGAGGCGGCGGCCGACGGCCTGATTGGACAGACCCTCGGCGACCAGGGCGAGGACTTCGGTCTCGCGCCGGGTCAGTGAAGTGCCGGGCGCGCGCAGCCGGTTCAGCAGCCGGTCCGCGACCGCGGGCGCCAGGGCGGTACGTCCGCTGGCGGCCGTCCGTACGGCGGCCGCCAGTTCCTCCGGAGGGGCGTCCTTGAGCAGGTAGCCGGTGGCGCCGGCCTCGATGGCCGGGAGGGTGTCGGCGTCGGAGTCGTAGGTGGTGACGATCACGACCCGGGGCGCGCCCGGCCGGGCCGTGATCGCGGCCGTGGCCTCGGCGCCGCCCATCCCCTTGCCGAACTGCAGATCCATCAGCACGACGTCGATGTCACCCGCGGCGGCACGGACGACGGCGTCCTCGGCGGTCGCGGCCTCGGCCACCACGACGAGACCCGGCTCGGTCTCCAGCACGGCCCGCAGCCCGGCCCGCACCACGGGATGGTCGTCGGCGAGCAGGAGCCGGACGGGGTACTCGGTCATGGGCAAGCCTCGGTGGGGGTGGGCGGGGTTGGCCGGGTGGCGGTGGGGGCGGGCGGGGTCGTCCGGGTCGCGGTGTCGGGGGGCGGGGTCGGGTGGGTGTCGGCGTCGGCGAGTGGTCTGTCGGTCCCGGTGTTCGGGGTTGACCGGGTGCCGGTGTGGGCGGGCGGGGGCGTTCGGGTGCCGGTGTCGGCGGGCAGGGGCGGCCTGGTGGCGGTCTCGGCGGCCAAGGCCGACCGGGTGGTCTGCGTGCCGGCGGGTGATCTGTCGGTCTCGGCGGAGAGGGTTGGCTGGGCGTCGGTCCCGGCGGGCGAGGTCGGCCGGGTCCCGGTGTCGGCAGGTGAGGTCGGTCCGGTCTCGGTTCCGGTGGGTGGGTTCTCGGTCTCAGCCGGTGGTGTCTCCGGCCCCGTGGGTGGGGTGAACGGGAGGCGGGCGGTCAGGGTGGTGCCGTTGGCCGGGGTGGACTCGATGGTCAGGGTGCCGCCGAGGGCGTGGAGGCGGGTGCGCATGGCCGTCAGGCCGAAGCCGCCCGTCTCGGGGTCGGGGACGGGCAGCCGGTCGGGGTCGAAGCCGATGCCGTCGTCCACGACGGTGAGGGTGGTGCGGTCCCCGAGGGTGCCCAGCGTGACGTCCACCGTCGTGGCCCGCGCGTGCCGGACGGTGTTGGCCAAGGCGGACTGGGCGATGCGCAGCAGGGCGACCTCGTGTGCGGTCGGCAGGGGGACCGGGGCTCCGGTGAGGCTGAAGCGGGCCGTGAGGCGGTGTCGGGCGCCCGTGGTCGTGCACAGGCGTTCCAGCGCGTCCGCCAAGGTCGTGCCCTCCAGCGCGGGCGGGGCGAGCGCGGCGACGAAGCGGCGGGCCTCGGCGAGGTTGTCGACCGCGGCCTGGCGGGCCTGGCCGACGTAGCGTACGGCGTTCTCCGGGGCGCCCGGCAGGTTCCGTTCGGCGGCGCGCAGCAGTAGCTGGATGCTGGACAGCCCCTGTGCGAGCGTGTCGTGGATCTCGCGGGCCAGGCGCTCGCGTTCGGCGAGCACCCCGGCCGTGTGCTGGGCCTCGGCCAGATCCGCGCGGGTGGCGGTGAGCTCCTCGATCAGCCGCCGGCGCCGTTCGCTCTCCCGGTACAGCGCCTGGTACCCCCACACCACCGCGACCGCGACGGCGGCCCCGAGCGCCGGGCCGATCGCCATGGCCGCGCTGAAGGAGCCCTGATGGGCGGCGAACGCGACGACCGCGGCGAGTGCGGTCGCGGCCACCGCGGCCAGGCTGCCGCGGCGCGGCAGCAGATGGAGCTGGAGGAAGTACAGCGGAAAGGCCACCCACACCCCGTCGGCGGACAGCGCCAGCAGCGCCAGCCACACCGCGCCGACGGCGGCCAGCCACCAGGCGGCGGCCCGCCGGTCCCCACGGATCCGCGGCAGCAGCGGACCCACCGCGTACGCCAGCGCGCACACCGCCGCCACGGCGACGGTCGCCCCGGTGTGCGGCCCGCCGGTGGTCAGGGCCCGGGCAGCGGTGAGCACGAGCAGCCCGACAACCAGCAGGTGCAGGCACCAGGACAGGGCCCGGGTGGTCGGGGTCAGGGCGGGGGCGACGGTGTTCACGGTCCTTCCAGGGTGTTCGGAGTCCGCTTTCAGCCTAAAGAAGCCGCCCGCGGCGCGGCCTCTGCCGAAAGTTGCAATCCGTGCGCCGCCCTTCGGTCCGCCAAGTGCATTCCGCCGCCAGATGCCCGGGCCGGGCCGGCGCGGCGACCGTAGAGGCACACCGTATCCACCGTCGTCATCCACCGTCGTCATCCACCGTCGTCATCCACCGTCGTCATCCACCGTCGTCATCCACCGACGCCGAGAATCGCAGAGGGCAGCCGAGGCCGTGTTCGTCGCCTGGAGAGACCTGAAGTTCGCCAAGGGACGGTTCGCCCTGATGGGAACCGTCATCACCCTGATCACGCTGCTCGTCGGGCTGCTGTCCGGACTGACCGCCGGCCTCGGCCGGCAGAACATCTCCGCGATCACCGGCCTGCCCGCCGACCGCATCGCCTTCGAGGCCCCGGCCCACGGGCAGAGCCTGTCGTACACCAACTCCACCGTCACCGCAGGGCAGTGGCAGCAGTGGGCCGCGACGCCCGGCGTCACCCGCGCCGAACCCCTCGGGATCACCACCACCAAGGCCACCGCGGGCGACCGGAGCACCGGTGTCTCCGCCTTCGGCGTCCAGCCCGGCTCCCGCCTGGCCCCCGACGGCGGCAGGATCCGCGAAGGTACGGCGGTGCTGTCCGGCACGGCCGCCGACGACCTCGGCCTGGAGCCGGGCGGCACCTTCCGCCTGGCCGGCCGGACGATGTCCGTGGCGGCCGTCCGGGGAGACGCCTCCTTCAGCCACACCCCCGTGATCTGGACCAGCCTCACCGACTGGCGGCAGGTGGCACCCCCCGCCGGCGCCGACGGTCCGGCCGCGACCGTGATCGCCCTGGACACCAGCCCCGGCACCGACCTGACGGCCGCCGACCGGACCATCGGCACCAGGACCGTCGGCAAGGACGCCTCGCTGTCCGCGATCGGCTCCTACACCTCCGAGAACGGCTCCCTGCAGCTGATGCGCGGCTTCCTGTTCGCCATCTCCGCCCTCGTCGTCGGCGCCTTCTTCACCGTCTGGACCATCCAGCGCAGCGGCGACATCGCCGTCCTCAAGGCGCTCGGCGCCTCCACCGCACACCTGCTCAGGGACGCCCTGGGCCAGGCCGCCGTGCTGCTCGTCGCCGGCACCCTCCTCGGCACCGGCATCGCCGCCGTGCTCGGCGTCCTCGTCCTGGACCAGGTGGTGCCGTTCCTCCTCACCCCCGCCACCGTCCTCGGGCCGGCCGCTGTGATGGTCCTGATGGGCGCGTTGGGGGCCGCCTTGTCCGTGCGCCGTATCACTTCCGTGGACCCGCTGACCGCCCTGGGGAGCGCCCGATGAGCCTGACCCTGTCCGACGTCACCCTCCTCGGCACCGGCGTCGCCGCCGTGCTCGGTGCCCTCGTCCTGCACCAGGTGGTGCCGTTCCTCCTCACCCCCGCCACTGTCCTCGGGCCGGCCGCCGTGATGGTCCTGATCGGCGCGCTGGGGGCCGCCCTGTCCGTGCGCCGTATCACTTCCGTGGACCCGCTGACCGCCCTGGGGAGCGCCCGATGAGCCTGACCCTGTCCGACGTCACCCTCACCTACCCCGACGGCGAGGACCGGCTGACCGCCCTCGACCAGGTCACCCTGGACGTGCCCAAGGGCACGCTGACCGCCGTCGTCGGGCCCTCCGGCTCCGGCAAGTCCAGCCTGCTCGCCGTCGCCGCCACCCTCGTCACCCCCGACACCGGCACCGTCACCGTCGACGGTGTCACCACGACCGGCCTGAGCCGCCGGGAACTGACCGAGCTGCGCCGCCACACGATCGGCATCGTCTTCCAGCAGCCCCATCTGCTGCCCTCCCTCACCGCGGCCGAGCAGCTGGAGGTCATGGCCCGGATCGACGGCCGCCCGCGGGGCGGGGCCCGCCGCCGGGCCGGGGAACTGCTGGCCGCCGTGGGCCTCGCCGCCCAGGCAGGACGGCGCCCCCACCAGCTCTCCGGCGGACAGCGCCAGCGGGTCGGCATCGCCCGCGCCCTGATGAACGACCCCACCCTGCTCCTGGTCGACGAACCCACCAGCGCCCTCGACCACGAACGCGGTGCCGCCGTCGTCGATCTGCTCACCCGTCTGACCCATGAGCGGGCCACCGCCACCGTCCTGGTCACCCACGACCGCACCCATCTGACGGCCGCCGACCGGATCGCCGAAGTCCACGACGGACGCCTCGGTTTCCCCGCGGCGGCCCGCTGACCGGCCCGTTCGCCGAGGGGTTCGCCGCACGCCCGTCCGCCGTCGGCACGGGCGTGGGATACGAGGTGCGGCCGCCGGCCCAGGCGAACATGAGCGGATGACCCCGCTCAGCCGCGCCCTGCTCACCGCCCTCGCCTTCCTCACCTCGCTCACCGTCCGCATGCCGGCCCAGGCGAGTCCCGGACAGGCGCACCCCGCCCACCCGAGCACCGCGAACGGCCCGGCGGCCCCGGACCGGCCGGGTACCCGGACCGGCCGGCCGGACC contains:
- a CDS encoding MFS transporter, which produces MTTVGGPSAAALAEPAERVGRGWTALLSLANGAIWVGWFGPLQILLASQAGDFAPGTGMSKETVLAWVTGAGAVVSLLANPVFGALSDRTTARRGRRTPWIVAGTAGGALSLLLLARAGGVWSMAAGWCLVQLTLNAAFAAVTAAVPDRVPRLQRGAVGGWLGAAQILGVVGGTGLATAAGGIGAGYAACAVCTVAGVLPYVLRHEDVRLAKEDRPAWSWRAFLAGFWLSPRRHPDLGWAWLTRFLINLSNALVLLYLLYYLRDRLHYADPGQGVLILTAVSSLTLMATVVVGGVWSDRVGRRKPFVVWSGLLMAVATAALAGWQTWPGAIVASAVLGVGFGVFTSVDFALMTDVLPTALDRGKDLGVINVANALPQVAAPALAAPIVRYLGGYRVLYLVAAVIGVAGAVLVGRIRGVD
- a CDS encoding GH1 family beta-glucosidase codes for the protein MATDAGDPPSAPLPRFPDGFLWGVSTSAHQIEGAAGEREPSVWDVFTAEPGRVKDGSTAAVACDHYHRYREDVALLAGLGVDAYRFSVSWPRVNSPGGLDFYDRLVDELCAAGVRPVPTLFHWDLPASLDWLERDTADRFAEYVSVVAERLGDRVTKWITLNEPAEHTLLGHALGAHAPGKQLLFDALPVAHHQLLAHGLAVRALRAAGAGDIGIANSHGPTWPASAEPADREAAGFYDILLNRLFAEPIVLGEYPEGMGELMPGDVAADLKVIAEPLDWYGINYYAPTKVGAPGGTDSEYGGLALPAVLPFSVREIEGRPTTDFGWPVVPEGLTELLTGFRDRYGDRLPPLVITENGCSYEGVDDQDRIAYLDAHIRALHTALEAGVEVRGYFVWSLLDNFEWAEGQARRFGLVHVDYATLERTPKASYHWFRDVLRAQG
- a CDS encoding protealysin inhibitor emfourin; the protein is MRIQVRRTGGFAGIERRAEVDTSGRPDAPAWQVLAERVLASGQDTPSAGVPDGFRYEITVDGRTVYAADPRLTEEQRELVSRVLKEGA
- a CDS encoding M4 family metallopeptidase — protein: MTTNGGFEPVFCTIVPPHLLDQLARHDDPAIAERAQRTLERDAAHRTHRRITSVRTTAAPTGTPSDHPNRTIYDAGHQETLPGQKVHGENDEPAKDATVNRAHAGLGATFELYLNAYGRHSIDGAGLPLNATVHYGEHYDNAFWNGEQMVFGDGDGTTFLDFTIPVDVIGHELTHGVTQYTANLEYYGQSGALNESVSDVFGSVIKQYALGQTADQADWLIGAGLLAPSVHGTALRSMKAPGTAYDDPNLGKDPQPASMDHYVHTSQDNGGVHINSGIPNHAFYLVATAIGGHSWEKAGQIWYDVLTGGELPSDADFAAFARLTAAAATSLYGEGKEAKAVRDAWSQVKVPTS
- the leuA gene encoding 2-isopropylmalate synthase, which produces MANRQQPSSMPIHKYGRYEQVDIPDRTWPQKRITAAPRWLSTDLRDGNQALIDPMSPERKRRMFDQLVKMGYKEIEVGFPASGQTDFDFVRSIIEEEGAIPDDVTISVLTQAREDLIERTVESLKGAKRATVHLYNATAPVFRRVVFRGSKDDIKQIAVDGTRLVMEYAEKLLGPETEFGYQYSPEIFTDTELDFALEVCEAVMDVYQPGPGREIILNLPATVERSTPSTHADRFEWMHRNLSRREHVCLSVHPHNDRGTAVAAAELALMAGADRVEGCLFGQGERTGNVDLVTLGMNLFSQGVDPQIDFSDIDEIRRTWEYCNQMEVHPRHPYVGDLVYTSFSGSHQDAIKKGFDAMEADAAARGVTVDDIEWAVPYLPIDPKDVGRSYEAVIRVNSQSGKGGISYVLKNDHKLDLPRRMQIEFSKLIQAKTDAEGGEITPKEIWAVFQDEYLPNPGNPWGRIQVRTGQSTTDTDGVDTLTVEATVDGEDTVLTGSGNGPISAFFDALESIGIDVRLLDYQEHTMSEGASAQAASYIECAIDGKILWGIGIDANTTRASLKAVVSAVNRAAR
- a CDS encoding TerB family tellurite resistance protein, which codes for MLPVRGRDGRAAKAGHIVRIRTAWTPVGDGEFYCPGCGGDRNYQRLTGRRRLTLLGVPLLPRGSTGPVVECAACRQHYGTDVLDHPTTRRFSAMLRDAVHTVALAVLAAGGTSSRTALETAAGAVRAAGFDGCTEEQLAALVEALAADTGRVLGAECGTSLTIELHEALDPLAPHLAPAGRESLLLQAARIALADGPYTPAERDALTTVGAALTICADDVTRLLAAARTPS
- a CDS encoding response regulator transcription factor, translated to MTEYPVRLLLADDHPVVRAGLRAVLETEPGLVVVAEAATAEDAVVRAAAGDIDVVLMDLQFGKGMGGAEATAAITARPGAPRVVIVTTYDSDADTLPAIEAGATGYLLKDAPPEELAAAVRTAASGRTALAPAVADRLLNRLRAPGTSLTRRETEVLALVAEGLSNQAVGRRLHLTEGTVKSHLARVYAKLGVDSRTAAVATATDLGLIRR
- a CDS encoding ABC transporter permease; its protein translation is MFVAWRDLKFAKGRFALMGTVITLITLLVGLLSGLTAGLGRQNISAITGLPADRIAFEAPAHGQSLSYTNSTVTAGQWQQWAATPGVTRAEPLGITTTKATAGDRSTGVSAFGVQPGSRLAPDGGRIREGTAVLSGTAADDLGLEPGGTFRLAGRTMSVAAVRGDASFSHTPVIWTSLTDWRQVAPPAGADGPAATVIALDTSPGTDLTAADRTIGTRTVGKDASLSAIGSYTSENGSLQLMRGFLFAISALVVGAFFTVWTIQRSGDIAVLKALGASTAHLLRDALGQAAVLLVAGTLLGTGIAAVLGVLVLDQVVPFLLTPATVLGPAAVMVLMGALGAALSVRRITSVDPLTALGSAR
- a CDS encoding ABC transporter ATP-binding protein; amino-acid sequence: MSLTLSDVTLTYPDGEDRLTALDQVTLDVPKGTLTAVVGPSGSGKSSLLAVAATLVTPDTGTVTVDGVTTTGLSRRELTELRRHTIGIVFQQPHLLPSLTAAEQLEVMARIDGRPRGGARRRAGELLAAVGLAAQAGRRPHQLSGGQRQRVGIARALMNDPTLLLVDEPTSALDHERGAAVVDLLTRLTHERATATVLVTHDRTHLTAADRIAEVHDGRLGFPAAAR